In Vibrio alginolyticus NBRC 15630 = ATCC 17749, the sequence TAGGTGGCTGGCTTCGAATTAAAACAGGCTGCGCGAGAAACTTCTCTAACTGCTTGATACGTTGAGAAATGGCGGATTGAGAAACAAATAAATGCTCGGCAGCACGCTCAAAGCTACCCTGATAAACTATAGCGTCTAATGCCTCAATCCATTTGTAATCTAACCCTCGCATACCTTTCCTCTCACTCTTGATCAAACGCCTCCCGTTAAATTAGCCTATCTAATGTAAGATTAAAATCATTAATTATACTTATTTAGATAAACGCTTTATCTTTCCCTTTTCTGTAAATGTATTTGTTATTTTGAAGTGAGGTGAAGTGTGAGCTTGTGGGTTCTATTGCAAGGTTTTGGTTTAGGAGCATCAATGATCATTCCGATCGGCGCGCAAAATGCGTATGTTTTGAATCAAGGCATAAAGCGTAACCACCACCTAACAACCGCCACTATTTGTAGCGTGCTAGATATGATTTTCATCTCTCTAGGTATTTTTGGTGGTGGTGCAATTCTGTCTCAAAATGAAATCTTACTGACGTCGGTGACACTTGGTGGTATTGCTTTCTTGAGCTTCTATGGACTGCTCTCGCTAAAAAGTGTTTTTAAGCCAGAGAGTGAATCGGAATCAAAAGGGGAGATCGTAGCTCGAGGTCGTCGAACGGTTATTCTAGGTGCGTTAGCCGTCACTGTGCTTAATCCGCACTTATATTTAGATACAGTCGTTATTCTAGGTTCGATCGGTGGACAATTTGAAGGCCATGATCGCATTGCTTTTGCACTAGGTACGATTATGGCTTCCTTTGTTTGGTTCTACACTTTATCGATAGGAGCCGCCAAACTAGGTCCAACACTCTCTAAACCAAAAGTGAAAAAAACCATCGACATTGCAATCGCAATGATGATGTTCACAATAGCGTATATCTTAGCGAGTGAGCTTATTGATAAGTATTGGTAATCATAAGGTAGTAAGGCAGCAAAGACATGGAGTCACTAAAACGTATTTATAACAACAATAGAGAGCGATTCAACGCGCTCTCTATTCCTTTTCGTGAATGGCAGCACGAAGCCATCTTAGACTTTGAGACAGATATACGCATTGCGAGAGAGCTTGGTTGGACGGGTACGCATACCAAAAGCCTCTTTTTAACACTCAAAGGACAAGGTTACGCAGTTTATCTGACAGATAAGGACTCGCGCCTCGATGCCAAGCAGATTAAAGCGATTACAGGTAAACGTCCCTCTATTTGTAATGACGATGAAATGGTCGAAGTGTTAGGTTGCGT encodes:
- a CDS encoding LysE/ArgO family amino acid transporter — its product is MSLWVLLQGFGLGASMIIPIGAQNAYVLNQGIKRNHHLTTATICSVLDMIFISLGIFGGGAILSQNEILLTSVTLGGIAFLSFYGLLSLKSVFKPESESESKGEIVARGRRTVILGALAVTVLNPHLYLDTVVILGSIGGQFEGHDRIAFALGTIMASFVWFYTLSIGAAKLGPTLSKPKVKKTIDIAIAMMMFTIAYILASELIDKYW
- a CDS encoding YbaK/EbsC family protein, whose amino-acid sequence is MESLKRIYNNNRERFNALSIPFREWQHEAILDFETDIRIARELGWTGTHTKSLFLTLKGQGYAVYLTDKDSRLDAKQIKAITGKRPSICNDDEMVEVLGCVPGAVCPIGLPEYITIIVDTNLYQHQELLYTPGLPEFTFGFAGKHLKRLLLAGHHTLYEV